ATTTGGACGACATTGCTGCGGGAGGAGTAGAGGCGGGTGTTGCAGCTGAGGGGagggcggcggaggaggaggggcgAAGCGAGCCTTGTGGTGGCGAAGAGGAGTGTTCGACAGCAGTTAGCAGCAGCAAAAgccatctcaattctcatgaataaatgaattaatcaGAGAAAATTGAGATATGAGAAACCCATTGTTTTAGTGGTTTAAGCTGGAATGGTGTGTGGAAGAGGAAGACGATGACTTCCATCAACCCTATAtcccttttttgttttattttgattgattttgggatgaaaattttaataactgcttaatatattcaaataacaaaagtactttatcgaaataaattaatattacgTTGGTTTAAAAAGGCACCTTTTGGTCCAAATAATTTGAACTTGGGATTGCTAATAtattgttttggtatttttttattcaaatatattgttttagtccaaaataattattttctattaaaattaattatttgtttgatcaatttaataatttaattattttaattaatttaattaacttaactaatttaatacttCTTTCATTCTCCATTATTGAGACAAAATTTTTCGGTATAGAATTTAAGAAAAGAATGTTTAGAGTGTTAAATGAATAGATAATAAATTAGagtaaatttgatatttttaaatttaaatttcatttatataaattataaatttttatatacataaaaaattgtttgattttttaaactGCTCATTCATAGTTAATTGATCCTAAAACTCTTGTTTCCTAAAACAAGATTTTTCATAGCTCTACTtcaaacttaaatatttgtcAAATGCTTTAACGTTAATTTAACAGAAAATGGTTATTttgaactaaaataatatgtttagaACCAAAAGGtatcaaaataatatgtaTTGGACCAAAAGGTTACAATCCTAATGTAtgaaaccaaattttttttatagcaaATATAGGGGACCAAGATTAGACTTTAGTCATCCAATAAACACAACCACCCAGAACTAATGTGTATCATCTTGAACAAAAACGAGACCAAATTTCCATCATTATGAACTTGTTGCAGTTAAGgaataataaatgaaagagATTCAATACTAGATGCTCTGTACAACTTtgggaagaaagaaaaacagaatGTACAAGTTAAGTCTCAGTTTGTTGAGCTTCTTTCTTTTGCTGAAATTTCTGGGTTCTAGGAAACAGCAGATCATTCAATTGCCTCTCAGCACTATACTCCGATGAAGCCTGCAAATCCCATACACGGTTGATGATGAAAAACGTTATCAGATTCCTAAATGTAAACAAtggaaattttattatagtacCTTTTTCTTAAATGCAAAACGCAATGTCTGAACTTGTATCCCCGAGCAGACTCTTACATCGAACCCAAGGCTGTCCACTCCAATCAGAGCACATTCCTGCCAccattttacattaaaaaaaactagcaTGTTTTAACATTCTACAACCATTTAGAAAGTAATGAACCCGTTTGTAGCACAAATTGGACATGGAGGACTTCTCATGcccaaaataatactactagtaagtaatttttttgtacaaACAGAGTGCAAAGTGCTACCTCCACTTGAATACCCTTGCATCTCCAACAGAGAGAGTTAAGAGCTTGTGTGGTCTTCTCTCCACCAGCTTTGAGGCGGGATATGATCTTTGCAGCAGAATGTGCTATTGCATCAGGTTGAGCTCTTCCAAAATCTTCTATTTCAACATAACTCTGCAGGAATAACACAAATCAACTTATTGCATCCAACCTAGACGCAATGAGCTGTGCGTCTAGTATAGTCCAAGTCTCAACAAACCAAATTGAAGCATTGAGCACTTTACATAACATTTGTGTTCCCTACACAAGCTTCTAGAAACCAGGTCATAAGAGTAGGATAACGAGCAAATTAAGTCATGTTGAGAATGAAAGAGTATGAAAAGAGTTCCGCTTGCAGAActcaagattgaagaagtaAGTAAAGAAAGTAGAATTCAATATGAAATGCCACATATTGCtgatacaaaaaattaaacaaatgtTCACCTGATGCCCAAGAGCAGAAACTAACTGAATCTTAATCATCTCAAGCTTATAAAATGCAAATCCATTTCCcacattttcatctttctCCAAGTTTTCTGCCCGGTTTGGGTTTTCTTGTGCCACATCTTCGTCATGTGTTTGGCAATTAATCTGCACATGTCCTTGAAATTGTTGGTCATTATTTTCAGCATCCACATCATAGGATTCAGGACCAGATATCTGCTTTTGGATGACCGAGTGTTCTTCAATAAAGGCAGGTCTGAGAAGACCTTGAATTGCAAGGCCAGCAGCGGGCTGTTCCATAAAATCTACAGGATCATCTGACACAACCTATACCCAATAatgaaaagaagagagaatgtCATAGAGGGAAAAAATCAGAAGATGTTAAGCACTTGAAAGAGTCCTTAACATTCGTAGGCAAAGTCTGAGTAGCAGTATcatattgaataaatatttgcatGGTTGTCAAAAAGCTTGAGTGTGACACTTACATCTGCTAGCTTTTTGGCAAAATACACGGGATGAGAAGATCGCATAGTTTCCAATTTGGCCCAGTCTCCCAGTGAGCCATCACTTTCCTCACCCTGATCCTCTTCATCAAGAATGGAAACCCAATCCTGAATAATGAACATCACAAAGGTTTAGAGGAAGGTAAATGCAAACACTTAAAGGTGCATAAACCGAGGAGCATATCCTTACCTTTTCATAAttctcttcatcatcatcctcatctccatcttcatcatcttcatcgtCAAATTCACTATCTTCATCATCCAACTCATCTATTCCAAAATCAATTTCTGAATGACCTAGTGCTTCCATCTCACTTAACATTTCTGCAGTGTCTAGTCCAATTATGACTTGCTGCATTGTGCTAAAATCAAGTAAGCCTCAAAACAATCATTTAAGTCAGATGATGCAATGATAAGAAATATATTCAAGAGATGCAATGCCCGTCCGTGTAAATCAACAAGCTGTGAACCCTATACAGTTCACTCTGCCCATCCAAACTTATGTCAAATCATACAATGGTCTTGAACAGTCAATACTGGTCGAGTTCACACAGATCATAAAAAGGATTTGATGAAAATCTCTATGTGAATCATAAGATCCTTCCAAACATGAGAATCAAAGAGTTAATCTTACCACAACAGTTTCTTCAGAAGTAAGTGTTTGCAAGATGTCTTCATCATTCTTCACTTGAAAGTATATATCTGACCAATAAAAAATGGGAACAAGATAAAGGCAATATTCCTTtcaatcaataatttaaaatggctacataaaacttaaaacaagaaaaatgattcTCACTTCCATATTCATCAGTGACATAAGGTAAGTCCGGCCAGAAAATATTCTCATGAACTTCCTCACTAATGACACCAGAGAACATTAATGTCGCCTTGCTATTCACCTAATACCAACAAAAAATTCACAGAGAAAGCAAAATCAATCATGACTCATGCCTCAATGACAGATGAGCAATGCAACtaagaaaaatgcaaaaaattatCCAGAGAAACCGAACTTTGACCTCAACTACACATCCACAATCTATAATGGAAACCGAATTATTACCTCAATTATCGTCCGAGTAGTCTCAGCAGGCGTGAGTATAGCATCTCCCCCACTCTCCAGGAACGCTGAATCACCAATCTCCTCAGACGGATGATACCTTTGCGGCTTCGCATTCGGCTTCAGCGGACCGAAATCCGAGCCGGACTGATCCTTCGCAGTCGCCCTAACTCCGGCCACGCTCCTCGCCTTGCTCCTCCAGCTATTTCTACTAACAACCAAATTAAATAGCGCAAAATAACTGTCACTTTATCTGCGAAAAAGGGAGCATTTTCTGCAATTCAAGCACACAGAAAGGGTACTGAAGTAGAAGTAGCACCTGCGAATTAAGAAGGCGGCGGAGTGAGAGAGGATGCGACCGGGAGATCGGAAGGTGCCGGCGCAGAAAGCAGCGGCGGGGACGGATTCAATCATCAGCATTTTTGAAGGCATTGGAACGTGTGGTTCTATTTCATCCCTTGTTTCcgttttatttcaataaactGTTTATACTTTAGTATATTCGTTTTACTATTTAgcatttcaataataaatgtctcaactttaattgaataaattattttagcgTTTCTCGTAAATGAGTTCATAAACTTACCACTTGAATCAATTAACTGATTTCTATGGATATCTacattttaaaacattaaaaaattcttcaatgaaaatattttgacagaaaatatcttttattGCATTTGTATGTCAAGAAATTATTGTTCAACAAATCatctccctttttttttcGGAGGTCGATTTTgacaaatttcattaaaaaaaaactacagaTAAATAAGAGCAATAACAATTCAATTGTGCGAAAAATTATGGAAAAGTTTGtatcttttttagtttcaacCGTAAACTCAATCCACATGCTTAGAAAAAATGGACCATGTTAGTCTATAATCCGAGGTAACAAAAACCAGTGAAATTTTTCTATGTATGTTTTAGTAAAAAGCTCACTCCTCATCTGAACTTTCTGAACTAGACTGCTTGCCCTTCTTCCTACCAGCTTTGCCATTGGCGACGCCTTTCTTGTTTACAGGTTCATCGTCCTCCTCATCACTGTACTCACTTTCGatatcttcatcttcctcttcctcgatttcctcctcttcctcttcgaCACCATCCTCAGGAGTGCCTGCATCGCCTAACTGCCCGCCTCGAGTACCAGCGCGTGTCCGTTTCAGAATCTTCAGCTTTAGTGTCGACTTCTGTTCGCAGCCAATCCACGAATCACACAGCACGTGGCAAGTCAGGTTGTAATTGCCCTCTGCCACGGCCATGAACTTGCCCATTACAAGCCGAGAGCCGCTCTTTACTTTCTCTACAGCTTCCCTTATGGCAGCAGTTTTCTCCTTTGGACTGGCGCCAAGAACTTCCATTCTCTCGTCAATTGCTGTGGAAGCAGCGCTGACTGCGGCCGCCTCATCCATGAAACTGATCTTGTGGGAGAACCACACGCTATTTGAGTTGGGATCTGCTAGCAACAACCAGAAGTTCTCTTCCCTGTGAAATGGGTAATAGGGAGCATGGGGAAGGGCCCCGATCAAGCCATTTGTGCGCTTTAAGGTAACCCAAGCCTTGACTGTAACTACATCACCCTCTTGTATACCTTCTTCTCCTTCAGTCTCACAAGTAACTTCAACCGTCAGGGAAGGAATCAGTTCCATCACCTTCTCCACATCCACTACTTGAGATTGAGATAAACCGCCTACTTCAGAGAGAAGCTCAGCACGCTCTTGAGCAGACATGTCTTCAAAGTCCTGAAAAGTTCGCACCTTCTGCAAAATATGCAAGGAATATTAGTATCAAAACATGGCATCTGATATGTTTTAACAGGCTGCGATTACATAGTAAAGATTGGGAAGGGAGAAGGAAAAACAGGTAAGAGTTTTTTCATTTAAGCTGAAAAAGCttttgataaaagaaaaaatgtgaaacATGTTATACCTTTCgcgttattttttttattatatcatCATTAAAATGTGGAAGCTGTAGAAATGGAGCAGTTCCATCAGCAGATCCTCCAGCTGCTTTCCTAGCACTAAGAGGAACAGCCTGCAACATGGGCCAATGGTTCAGAAGTCAGTCAGTAAATAATCGGAATTAACAGCTTAGTTCCAGGTAGTTATGATATAAATACTTAATAGATAGTCGCCACTTTGATACCTGAACAATGCACTGTGAGAGTTCAATTACTCCAACTGCAGGCCTAAGCCAGCCATGCCCCTTAGAATTGCGTGGAATGATTGCCATCTGCTCGGACAATTAATTACAGTTAGAGCAGATCCATTACATTTTGGGGACAGAGAAGCCTTTTAGAGAAGACAGTAATGTATGGGAACTGCATCAAGCTTTGTAGCAAACTTTGAGGATGCTACTTACAAGACTATAAATGGATAGCTACTAGAGTGTTAGGGTACTAACCTTTATTAGTTCCTCAAGGAGACGTGGTGTAAATTCAAGCACCTGTTTGCAATCACGTTGCAGATCTGGGGTCAATGATGCCGTTTCACGAGTTAAGTGCGCTTGAATCAACAGTTCTGCCTGAAATTAGCGGACCCAAATAATAGTTGAGTTCAGATAATTTATATTCAACCTAACACCAAAGAGATTCACCAATTCTAAGATTCTCTTACCTTAACAGGTGCAGGGTGTTGCTTCCAAAACTTTGCTTgttcctttttaatatttttaaggtCTAGATTTAATTCACCTCTTACTGTCATAAAGAGTTTATGAAGGGGTTCGTCATCAGATCTGCGTACTGGAATTTCCAAGAATTCAGCAGCCCTGACGAAGACCTCCATGACTTTGCTGCACATACAATATTCACATCACTGGTCAAAGATTcaatcattaaatataatagaGTACCCAATAATATAAACTTGAACTTGAGAGTGATGTGTTTTATGGAAGGACTTCATCAGTAATATAATCTTTGCATGACCAGTAAGTTTCAACAGACATGAATTTGTATCTATTCCATGACAAAgtacaatatatagttaatatcCAAAATCCATGTAGGCCACAAGTCACTAGCTAAACACATGTCTTAAGTCATGTAACACACAATTCAAGACTATTTATATCCGTGTAGGACTGATTCAAGTGATGCACGAATGTAGAAAGAAATATATACCTAGGAGCCAAAGAAGGTTTCATCAAGTGGTAATAGGCCGCCAGTGTGTcattttttacataatttcCAGTATACTTTGAAGATTTAGACAGATATATAACCGCCAGAACAAGTGGCAACAATATACAGATACCAACTATCCAAAGCAGTAAAATTCCACTAGATGTGCCACCATTATTGAGAAGAAACTCAGGAAGAGCGATTCCCATTTGAAACCCCTGCACCATAAATATTGTAGCGTTAAATGTTACCTAGAGTCACTCATTCAAACTTCAATAGTTCATAGCTCTAACTGTGCATCGAAGTTTCTGcattatgaaaaaaacaagaagCTTTTATTTGAAAGTATATTACCTGCCTACCATCAGGATGAccatatttttcaaagttcTCTCGTGAGATTGGATCTGTAAGAGCCTGGTAAGCTTTGGATATGGAGTCGACAAAGTACTTATGGGCAGCTGAAAAGTTTGAACCAGAATGAGTATACGTAACATCTTATAAACATAGCTTTGGCACAAAACTAGCACAGCAGAACCAAAAACGTAGAATACCTGGGTCGGGATTTTTATCAGGATGGTACTGGATGGAGAGTCTCCTATATGCCTTCTTAATTGCAGAATCTGATGCTCCGGGCTCCAATCCAAGAATATTGAACGGCTCAAAGACTTGGATCTGAGTTTACATAGAAAGTGTTATTCTGAGTGAACAGTGAAGTTCAATCATTGAACGGCATGTGCATATATGATACagtgtaaaataaaagaacgAGTACTTAGAGAAAATGCATAATAATTGGTTTACCTCACGGCTCATGTTCTTAATGTAGAAAACAAGAAATCCCGTGATGACCCATAGCAGCACCAGAGTGAAGTTACCACATGTTAAGACATTTCCCATctgaaataatgaaataaatggTAAAACTATTAATTGCATAACAGCAGCAATATAAGTCAAGCAGCTAAAAAGTGCCACAGACCCGTTTAAAAACAGATTTCCGATATTTCCCTGATTGAGCGCAATCAGAACAGCCACAGTGTATGCTCTTTGCTTTCTTTGATGCAGCACGGACTAGCTTCAGTATGGTATACGGAACCAATGGCAAGGCGATCATagacaaaatgaaaattggaaataacgaattttcttcttctgaaTTAGCCATGATGCTTAATCCTTGTGTTGTTTGTAAAAATGAACACCTGCCAATATATGTAAGAACTCAAGAACAAGACGACTTTAATATCATATCACATGTAACTTCGACagatcttaaaactttaataatatactccctccatccacgaaACGTATACAGAATATCACCCCGCCCTCCACTTTATATTTCAACCTTACAAGTGCCTCTTATTTACCAAAGATACCATGATTTTCCAAATGGGGGGGGCGGGCATAACTATACCTTTATCCATTAAAACACAACACAAACATCGACAAATTTCTTACACTAGTGTCCATCAAATGTTGCATACTTTTCTCagacggagggaatacaaTGCAACCACAGGGcgatataaaagtaaataaaatctgaGCTAAgaagccaaaaaaaaacacataaattagCAGTGGATATAATTTGCTAGTTTATCAATTCCCCATAATATTTTCCAACCAGAATCTTTTCATGTTTCTCAGTGCAATTCCATCTTGATACACCATATTTCCACTCAATTCTAAATCAGCCGATTCAACAAATTTTGCAATTGATCCAGGCATTAAACAGATATAGAAACAACATTCCAGTGAATTCCAAATTCATTATACAATTGCATCACAAAGATAAATATCTAAACCCCAAGAAAACAAGCCGATGAAACCCCTATACTAGATCTTTAACTACTTAAAAATTAGAAGATGGGAATGATGCGATGACAAAATGACAACGCTCTTTCTCACAAACACAGACACGAACTTGACGaccccaaaaaaattcaaaacctCTGTAAAACCCACATagaaaaacaattcaaaattaaaatcaccATCACgaacaaaattgaagaagccCATTAAAAGAGAATCAACAAACAATATTTACAGCACGATTCGCCAAAAGAAAACAATCACAGAAACGTAAAATTACCAATAGCCGGAGATGAAGTAGAAATATCTGATTACTGGATGCAGCTGCAGACGAGTAATTGATATGAACGATATGACGCCAAGATCAGAAGAGGGCAAAGCACAATAGTTCggtttttggtttgttttctTATTGAAATTTGGACCCTCTTCTGAATTCTGTTGAATTTAGCCTGTGTTATTAAGCTATTCAGATCTTATGGAATTTATTGCGTATTCTCTTAGTCAATACGtcgtatatatataattatacaaatttacCTATATGGATTAGGGAAGGGAGTGtcaaaacttatttttattgtaaaattaagattaaattagaaggaaaataatgacaattttaataaaatctcaattataaaaaaattgcattaaAATGTAATCTGTATATTTCTATAATGacttatataataatatgctTCATTGCATTACCTTAATGTTATATACCTTGTCCTAGGTTCAATATGTACAATaccaaacaaattttaatgtttaagtgtatttttcaaatttttgcaAGCACTTTCGTTTGAATGCAATATGTTACACGCTctaaatgcaatttatgtaaTGTCATAAGTGCAGTGTATATAATGCCAATAAAATGTGtggatttttgaattatagtatattttaacatTATCAATTAGACTGGGTTTTCAGCATTCACTGTTTGATGCATCTATTCATACTTGACcatagttttaatataaaattagaatacattttcattctattcTTTACATGTAACATTAAGTACTTATCTtgcattaaataatttattttgtgcgcatatatttaattataaaattaatatattaatttggttattcttttatatataaagtgattatttctttctctttcgtGTGCGCGCACACTCTCTCTATATATGATcaacttcttcatcttctaaCTTCAACCGATTTTTTGTTCAATCCCCATAAATGGTTAAAATATTCCAcaaattattaagaaaatgcatagtactatattatactCATAACGAAAACCATCTTTGCAAAAACCATGCAgatttattcataataatttcggtaggattatcataattatgcacgaataatataaaatacttcATACATTCATTAATACATGATTATGGTTGGCAACAAGTATCAATTCAACACACGTATCTATGtatttaacatacaaaaatgATGTTACAACGGTTACTTATAAACATATGCAAATGAATCATCGTTAGAAGATGGTACTTCTCAATCCCACTCTAAATAGaacatttataatttactactgtattgaatttcatgtagtactattactatatgagtaaagtgaaataaataaagtaaaaatgaaaaaaaaaatagaaagagtgacgattatatatttagaaatgtcATATagccaaaaacaaaaatgtactACTCGTCTACTCCTATCTCTTCAAGTGTGACGGATgaagtaaaagataaaaattgatgatataggaatagaataaatgaaaacaaaattgatatcatattcaaaattattaaaatattattttaaattgaaattatttagaaAAGATTGATATAGAAAGACTATTATTTATACCAATATATATTAACATGTTATTcggttttcaaaattataaatatcacataataaaatatattattatactatttgaTTCACGTTGACTAACTTAACACTAGATTAGTAACAAGTAGtacatgataattagtcatagtcaTCCttctttaataaaaagaaaaatatgagtcaatttaattgtaatgGAGAATGTAATTCTAatcttaaataaattttcagataataaataattatataataattaatattaattaattatagatatcttcgtccaattaaaataattttataatttaattagttctgaatcaattatactttaatacacaaaataatgaaataagtaTTCTCGACTAAGTTTGTGTGGATTTCAACTCTCAACGATCGAACCTTCCCATCCCATGGCTTCGGCCGACGACAATCGCAACCGCCGGCGCCACCCCGCCGCTCACTTCACCGGATTCCTCCACACCGCCGCCGCCAACCTATCCTCTTTCCTCCCTCCCAAGGGGCAATATTCTGCGCCGCCCTCTTCCAAAATCCACCTCCCTCTTCTCTTCCCCAACTCGCCCCTCTCACTCACTTCACCCTCCGATTCAGCCTCGCCTTCGACAAATCCGCCGTCTCCGCCTTCCTCATCCGCCAAGACCTCGCCGTCTTACGAGACGGGCGCGGGATTCCCCTCCACAGTTCGGATTTCGACCGGGAAAGTCGGCGGCCCGGCGTTTGTGGGCCAGGTTTTCAGCATGTGCGACCTTTCCGGCACCGGCTTGATGGCTGTTTCGACTCATTTTGATATTCCTTTCATATCTAAAAGGTATTGGTCTCAGTCTCAGTTCGTTGACATTCAGTAATCTTCCGTTGAATGATttgttagtatatttttaggtTTTCTTGATAGACAGAGTTGTGGTTTTACTAGTGCATGGTAAAGATATCCTGGAGTTGTTGCTGGAATGTTTTCGAATAAATTTAGTTACTATTTCTACACTGGGATAAGGATAACTGCGGAACTGATGATATAGAAATTACCAGGGCTAGGTCACCGTTGgtaattttggatttaattgaagaagCTGGTATTGAAATTCTAATGTGATATGATTGAATCCTGATGTGGGATAGTGGGAGTGACTTGAGCAATGAGAATCTGACTGGTTTCCTGTTTTTTTTGGAACCAAAGTTGGAATCCTTGTTGGTAACTAGAGTAAATGGTTCCATTTGAACTGCTGCTTGGTTTGCCCTGTAATTTTTCCTTCATATATGAAAGCTATGGAACTGAAAGTGTAAGCaatcatattttactatacTGTTGCCTTTCGGTTGTGGACAAAATAAGTATAAACTAGTTAGAATGATGCAACAATGTTAATTTATGTGGGATTAGAGTTTAAAAAGGGTTTCTCTTAATtaagaattgaaaaaagaaaacaaatgtCGGTATGGTTATTTTTCAATTGGTTTTTGAACAAAGAAGAGGAAGCAAAGCCACAAAGGTTAGGAATGACTTCTTTTGGTCCCTGAGAGAATGCAAGTGTTCCCAATCATGCACAATCAGTTGCAGGAAAATTACTGGCCTCATCACTAATTGTCTAGCACTAGCACTGCTATTGTTAATGGCACTAGAATTGCTTCTTTTTGAAGTCTTCATGTACTTTCCACTTTACAAGTAACTAAGGTGTTGTGATTTTCAAACGCTTCATAAACAactgaaaaagtgaaaatgttTCCTGTTTGTCAAAGTAATTTTGAACTTGGTTTGATTGGCGTCAGTGCCTTCTTTTCCTGGTGCTTTCCTGCTAGAGCATTTGGAATTGGAACTGGGAGTGGAGTGGCTTTAGTTACTACGCAGTGTTTCATCTATTCTATACAGCTGCATGCATATTTCCACTTGCAGCTTCAATTTCAAGCACTTCCACGGGAGTAACTATGCCTTACCTCTTTCCTTGCGTTTGAACACAAAAACATACACAATTCTTCTCCAGAATATTTTCCGTGGTGATTCCTGAGATTATGCTGACTTGCTGTTGCTGagaaaattaaagttttagTCAACCTGCTTGAGTCTCTGAACCCCCATTATCACATTATTATTGTGAGACACGgctttttttcctttcacaAATTCATTTGCAGATATGCATCTTATCCTTATCATCTTTTATGGCAGAACACCAGAGTGGCTAAAGAAGATGTTTGCAGCAGTGACTAAAAGCGAAAGGAATGGTCCTGTATTCCGTTTCTTCATGGATCTCGGAGATGCGGGTATGAAAACTGCTCTCTCTTTACCTCGTTCTATTGTCCCAGGAAACATTTGCTCCTATCCACCCATTAGCTCTATGGAAAGGTTTCTAGTGAAACAACACTAGCTGTTCCAAgtttttttcatgtttagtAATTTGGTTCTTATAGCATGGTgctcaaattatttaattatcattgTTTTCGCTCTTGGTGATTTCCACCTTAGATGTAGCTTGAGTTGATGAAATCTCTATTTCACTGTGGTCCAGTTTCTTATGTAAAAAAGCTCAATATACCCAGCGGGGTGGTTGGTGCATGCCGTCTTGATATTGCATATGAGCATTTTAAGGTACTAGCTTGATCAGTTTATGGATCTAGTcttaattaaatgattcaTCTAATTGCAGAACTCACCCAGCCTTCTTTTTTGTTGGTTAAGACCAAActttagtttctttaatgGTATAAAACTCCAGTAACCAGTTGATGCTTTACGTTCTTAGGTTCTGTTACAAATTCCTACAAACGTATTATATCACTACCAATGGTGATTTTTATACAAAATCAAAGAGAACAAAGCTATTAAAACTATTCCAATTTCTTAGTTTTAAATGCTTCTGATGTTTTCCTGCAAGGTGTAATTTGGAACTCCTTCAACTTAAACTTATAAATAAGGACTCATTCATGCGTTA
The genomic region above belongs to Salvia hispanica cultivar TCC Black 2014 chromosome 3, UniMelb_Shisp_WGS_1.0, whole genome shotgun sequence and contains:
- the LOC125213661 gene encoding dnaJ protein ERDJ2A-like, which encodes MANSEEENSLFPIFILSMIALPLVPYTILKLVRAASKKAKSIHCGCSDCAQSGKYRKSVFKRMGNVLTCGNFTLVLLWVITGFLVFYIKNMSREIQVFEPFNILGLEPGASDSAIKKAYRRLSIQYHPDKNPDPAAHKYFVDSISKAYQALTDPISRENFEKYGHPDGRQGFQMGIALPEFLLNNGGTSSGILLLWIVGICILLPLVLAVIYLSKSSKYTGNYVKNDTLAAYYHLMKPSLAPSKVMEVFVRAAEFLEIPVRRSDDEPLHKLFMTVRGELNLDLKNIKKEQAKFWKQHPAPVKAELLIQAHLTRETASLTPDLQRDCKQVLEFTPRLLEELIKMAIIPRNSKGHGWLRPAVGVIELSQCIVQAVPLSARKAAGGSADGTAPFLQLPHFNDDIIKKITRKKVRTFQDFEDMSAQERAELLSEVGGLSQSQVVDVEKVMELIPSLTVEVTCETEGEEGIQEGDVVTVKAWVTLKRTNGLIGALPHAPYYPFHREENFWLLLADPNSNSVWFSHKISFMDEAAAVSAASTAIDERMEVLGASPKEKTAAIREAVEKVKSGSRLVMGKFMAVAEGNYNLTCHVLCDSWIGCEQKSTLKLKILKRTRAGTRGGQLGDAGTPEDGVEEEEEEIEEEEDEDIESEYSDEEDDEPVNKKGVANGKAGRKKGKQSSSESSDEE
- the LOC125213662 gene encoding uncharacterized protein At3g49140 isoform X1, which translates into the protein MPSKMLMIESVPAAAFCAGTFRSPGRILSHSAAFLIRSRNSWRSKARSVAGVRATAKDQSGSDFGPLKPNAKPQRYHPSEEIGDSAFLESGGDAILTPAETTRTIIEVNSKATLMFSGVISEEVHENIFWPDLPYVTDEYGNIYFQVKNDEDILQTLTSEETVVQVIIGLDTAEMLSEMEALGHSEIDFGIDELDDEDSEFDDEDDEDGDEDDDEENYEKDWVSILDEEDQGEESDGSLGDWAKLETMRSSHPVYFAKKLADVVSDDPVDFMEQPAAGLAIQGLLRPAFIEEHSVIQKQISGPESYDVDAENNDQQFQGHVQINCQTHDEDVAQENPNRAENLEKDENVGNGFAFYKLEMIKIQLVSALGHQSYVEIEDFGRAQPDAIAHSAAKIISRLKAGGEKTTQALNSLCWRCKGIQVEECALIGVDSLGFDVRVCSGIQVQTLRFAFKKKASSEYSAERQLNDLLFPRTQKFQQKKEAQQTET
- the LOC125213662 gene encoding uncharacterized protein At3g49140 isoform X2 is translated as MPSKMLMIESVPAAAFCAGTFRSPGRILSHSAAFLIRRNSWRSKARSVAGVRATAKDQSGSDFGPLKPNAKPQRYHPSEEIGDSAFLESGGDAILTPAETTRTIIEVNSKATLMFSGVISEEVHENIFWPDLPYVTDEYGNIYFQVKNDEDILQTLTSEETVVQVIIGLDTAEMLSEMEALGHSEIDFGIDELDDEDSEFDDEDDEDGDEDDDEENYEKDWVSILDEEDQGEESDGSLGDWAKLETMRSSHPVYFAKKLADVVSDDPVDFMEQPAAGLAIQGLLRPAFIEEHSVIQKQISGPESYDVDAENNDQQFQGHVQINCQTHDEDVAQENPNRAENLEKDENVGNGFAFYKLEMIKIQLVSALGHQSYVEIEDFGRAQPDAIAHSAAKIISRLKAGGEKTTQALNSLCWRCKGIQVEECALIGVDSLGFDVRVCSGIQVQTLRFAFKKKASSEYSAERQLNDLLFPRTQKFQQKKEAQQTET